From the genome of Armatimonadota bacterium, one region includes:
- a CDS encoding glycine C-acetyltransferase — protein MSTDPGHPLAFVDSELQELRSKGLWRWPRLLEGAQSAVARYDGRELINLASNNYLGLANHPALKAAALEAIATTGVGSGAVRTIAGNMAIHQQLEAELAAFKHTEAALLFQSGFTANAGTVAALLGREDVVVSDELNHASIIDGCRLSGADKKVFPHGNVAAARQMLAECRGARRVLLITDGVFSMDGDIAPLQSLVEAAEEFGAIMMVDDAHASGVLGRHGRGTVDHFDLHGRVHIQVGTLSKAFAGLGGYVAGSRNLVDLLMHRARPLLFSTSHPPSVAASALAGVRLVQQNPELISRLWENARYFKEGLRRAGFDIGASETPITPVVVGDELRALRLSDQLFEEGVFAVGIVFPTVPRGRARVRTIVTAEHTREHLGRALEAFARAARVVGVS, from the coding sequence TTGAGCACTGACCCGGGACATCCCCTGGCGTTTGTGGACAGCGAGCTTCAAGAACTGCGCTCGAAGGGTCTGTGGCGCTGGCCCCGGCTCCTGGAGGGCGCACAGTCCGCGGTCGCGCGTTACGACGGGCGCGAGCTCATCAACCTGGCCTCTAACAACTACCTGGGCCTAGCCAACCATCCTGCCCTGAAGGCCGCTGCGCTGGAGGCCATCGCCACCACAGGCGTCGGGTCCGGCGCGGTACGAACGATTGCGGGCAACATGGCGATCCACCAGCAACTGGAGGCGGAACTGGCTGCGTTCAAGCACACCGAGGCCGCGCTGCTCTTCCAGTCCGGATTCACGGCCAACGCGGGCACCGTTGCCGCGCTACTGGGCCGGGAGGACGTGGTGGTGAGCGACGAGCTGAACCACGCCAGCATCATTGACGGCTGCAGGCTCTCCGGCGCGGACAAGAAGGTATTTCCGCACGGCAACGTCGCGGCAGCGCGGCAGATGCTGGCCGAGTGCCGCGGTGCCCGCCGGGTGCTCCTCATCACCGACGGCGTCTTCAGCATGGACGGTGACATTGCACCGCTGCAGTCGCTGGTCGAGGCCGCCGAGGAGTTCGGCGCCATCATGATGGTGGACGACGCCCATGCTAGCGGCGTGCTGGGACGCCACGGCCGCGGCACCGTGGACCACTTCGACCTGCACGGTCGGGTGCACATCCAGGTGGGCACGCTCTCCAAGGCGTTCGCCGGCCTCGGGGGCTACGTGGCTGGCAGCCGGAACCTCGTGGATCTACTGATGCACCGCGCCCGTCCTCTGCTCTTCTCCACCTCGCACCCGCCGTCGGTGGCCGCCTCGGCCCTGGCCGGGGTGCGGTTGGTGCAGCAGAACCCCGAGTTGATATCCCGGCTATGGGAGAACGCCCGCTACTTCAAGGAAGGACTGCGCCGGGCGGGGTTCGACATCGGGGCAAGCGAGACTCCGATCACGCCGGTTGTCGTAGGCGATGAACTGCGCGCCCTCCGGCTCTCAGACCAGCTGTTCGAAGAGGGCGTCTTCGCTGTTGGGATCGTGTTTCCGACCGTGCCGAGGGGCCGCGCGCGGGTGCGTACGATCGTGACAGCGGAGCACACACGGGAGCATCTGGGTCGGGCGCTGG
- a CDS encoding L-threonine 3-dehydrogenase, producing MRALVKTKPRPGCELVELPVPSPGPGQVLIRVAAAGICGTDLHIYKWDPWAQSRIRPPRVIGHEFCGTVVATGEGVDAVKAGDRVAGECHIACGRCALCLGGQPHICQRLEIVGIDCDGAFADYVVLPAGNAWHLDPGIPFEVAAIMDPLGNAVHTAMATQLAGRSVLVTGCGPIGLMAIPVCKMAGARLVVVSDVTESRLALARRMGADLVLDARDGGVAERVRERTGSIGADAVLEMSGHPSGIRDALQAVRGGGWVGLLGLPGAPVELDLVNMVIFKEVRLQGIFGRLLWQTWEQMSAMLRQGLDIRPIITHRLPLERFEEAFERLESGGAGKVILTIEH from the coding sequence ATGCGCGCGTTGGTCAAGACGAAGCCCAGGCCAGGCTGCGAACTCGTAGAACTGCCGGTTCCCTCGCCCGGCCCGGGCCAGGTGCTGATTCGGGTTGCCGCCGCCGGCATCTGCGGGACCGACCTGCACATCTACAAGTGGGACCCCTGGGCGCAGTCGCGCATTCGGCCCCCCCGCGTGATAGGGCACGAGTTCTGCGGAACGGTCGTGGCGACCGGCGAGGGCGTGGACGCCGTAAAGGCAGGCGATCGGGTGGCGGGTGAGTGCCACATCGCCTGCGGGCGATGCGCACTCTGCCTCGGCGGCCAGCCGCACATCTGCCAGCGGCTCGAGATTGTTGGGATAGATTGCGATGGGGCGTTCGCGGACTACGTGGTGCTGCCAGCCGGCAATGCCTGGCACCTGGATCCAGGGATTCCATTCGAAGTGGCCGCGATAATGGATCCGCTCGGGAACGCGGTCCACACGGCCATGGCGACCCAGCTGGCCGGTCGGTCCGTTCTCGTAACTGGCTGCGGTCCCATAGGGCTGATGGCGATTCCGGTCTGCAAGATGGCAGGCGCTCGGCTCGTTGTCGTATCTGACGTCACGGAGAGCCGCCTGGCGCTGGCCCGCAGGATGGGCGCTGATCTGGTGCTGGATGCCCGTGACGGCGGCGTCGCCGAGCGCGTGCGCGAGAGGACCGGCAGCATCGGCGCCGACGCGGTCCTGGAGATGTCGGGCCACCCCTCCGGCATCCGGGATGCGCTGCAGGCGGTGCGGGGCGGCGGTTGGGTGGGGTTGCTGGGCCTGCCCGGAGCGCCTGTCGAGCTGGACCTGGTCAACATGGTGATCTTCAAAGAGGTACGGTTGCAGGGTATCTTCGGGCGTCTGCTGTGGCAGACCTGGGAGCAGATGAGCGCCATGCTCCGCCAGGGGCTGGACATCAGGCCCATCATTACCCACCGGCTGCCGCTGGAACGGTTCGAAGAGGCCTTCGAGCGTTTGGAGTCGGGTGGAGCAGGGAAGGTGATCTTGACCATTGAGCACTGA
- a CDS encoding DUF2231 domain-containing protein produces the protein MTRRREPRTGAARGSAHTRPVLEADMRFLFHPLAVHFPVALLLTSALLDLLYLRRGDPFHFRAARGLIGLGLLGAAVSIATGFADALPLAVEGVGQAFVDRHRVHQVFAYLATLTYAASFLIRWRRPSASGAVVAALMLAGAALIAVTGWLGGELRLAM, from the coding sequence GTGACACGCCGAAGGGAACCGCGCACCGGAGCCGCGCGTGGCTCGGCGCACACACGACCCGTCCTGGAGGCCGACATGCGCTTTCTGTTTCACCCGCTCGCAGTCCACTTTCCCGTTGCCCTCTTGCTCACGAGCGCCCTGCTCGACCTGCTCTACCTTCGCCGGGGCGACCCCTTCCATTTCCGCGCCGCGCGGGGGCTCATAGGATTGGGGCTGCTGGGGGCGGCGGTCTCGATCGCCACGGGCTTCGCGGACGCGCTGCCGCTCGCAGTCGAGGGCGTGGGACAGGCCTTCGTGGACCGCCACAGGGTCCACCAGGTCTTCGCATATCTTGCTACGCTGACCTACGCCGCAAGTTTCCTGATCCGGTGGCGGCGTCCGAGCGCTAGCGGTGCCGTGGTCGCCGCGCTGATGCTGGCGGGCGCCGCGCTCATCGCGGTGACCGGGTGGCTGGGAGGCGAGCTCCGTCTGGCGATGTGA
- a CDS encoding ABC transporter ATP-binding protein, with translation MALLEVENLHVYYGNIHALKGIYLRVDPGEIVTLIGANGAGKSTTLKTISGLLRPHLGHITLAGEDLVATSPHEIVAKGVVHVPEGRRIFGRLTVTENLEMGAFTRTDRTGIGQDLDRVFGMFPRLRERRAQVAGTLSGGEQQMLAIGRGLMTRPKVLLLDEPSMGLAPVLVDLIYDSIKDINAAGTTILLVEQNAFMALSVASRGYVLQTGEVVLQGSAADLQANEEVRRAYLGG, from the coding sequence ATGGCGCTTCTGGAAGTTGAGAACCTGCACGTCTACTACGGGAACATCCACGCCCTCAAGGGCATCTACCTGAGGGTGGACCCTGGCGAGATCGTTACGCTGATCGGCGCCAACGGCGCCGGCAAGAGCACCACGCTGAAGACGATCAGCGGGTTGCTGCGTCCCCACCTGGGGCACATAACCCTGGCAGGCGAGGACCTCGTTGCGACCAGCCCGCACGAGATCGTGGCTAAGGGCGTTGTCCACGTGCCCGAGGGCCGGAGGATCTTCGGCCGCCTGACCGTGACGGAGAACTTGGAGATGGGCGCGTTCACGCGCACGGACCGAACCGGGATCGGGCAGGATCTCGACAGGGTGTTTGGGATGTTCCCACGCCTCAGAGAGCGCCGCGCGCAGGTGGCTGGAACCCTCTCGGGTGGTGAGCAGCAAATGCTGGCCATCGGGCGGGGGCTGATGACCCGGCCCAAGGTCCTGCTGCTGGACGAGCCGTCCATGGGGCTGGCGCCGGTGCTGGTGGACCTGATCTACGACTCCATCAAGGACATCAACGCTGCGGGAACCACCATCCTGCTTGTAGAGCAGAACGCCTTCATGGCGCTGTCGGTCGCGAGCCGCGGGTACGTGCTCCAGACCGGCGAGGTTGTGCTCCAGGGCTCCGCGGCCGACTTGCAGGCCAACGAGGAGGTCCGGCGGGCATATCTGGGGGGCTAG
- a CDS encoding ABC transporter ATP-binding protein: protein MAILTSRNLTKRFGGLVALNRVDLDVREQSIHSIIGPNGAGKTTYFNCATGFYRQEEGEMVFRDTPIDGLSPDRITRLGIARTYQNIRVFANMTSLENILVGMHSHLRSSWVGAVLNTAYTRQEDQESTAAARDLLQFVGLRGKGDFLAKNLPYGDQRRLEVARALASRPALLLLDEPTAGMNPRETIEMMSFIRRLRDEKGITILLIEHQMRVVMGISEIVTVLDYGTKIAEGTPQEVQNDPRVIEAYLGTRKTGAYATH, encoded by the coding sequence ATGGCGATCCTGACCTCGCGGAATCTCACGAAGCGCTTCGGTGGGCTGGTAGCCCTGAACCGAGTGGACCTGGATGTGCGGGAGCAGTCCATCCACAGCATCATTGGACCCAATGGCGCCGGCAAGACCACCTACTTCAACTGCGCGACCGGGTTCTACCGGCAGGAAGAAGGGGAAATGGTCTTCAGGGACACACCCATTGACGGGCTCTCCCCGGATCGCATCACCCGCCTGGGGATCGCCAGGACCTACCAGAACATCCGGGTCTTTGCCAACATGACCTCCCTGGAGAACATCTTGGTAGGAATGCACTCGCACCTGCGATCGTCGTGGGTCGGGGCGGTGCTGAACACCGCCTACACACGGCAGGAGGACCAGGAGTCCACTGCGGCGGCCCGCGACCTCCTGCAGTTCGTCGGGCTGCGGGGCAAGGGCGACTTCCTGGCCAAGAACCTTCCCTATGGCGACCAGCGGCGTCTCGAGGTAGCACGTGCGCTGGCCAGCCGGCCGGCGCTACTGTTGCTTGACGAGCCAACCGCTGGCATGAACCCGCGCGAGACCATCGAGATGATGTCCTTCATCCGACGCCTGCGCGACGAGAAGGGGATAACCATCCTGCTGATCGAGCACCAGATGCGCGTCGTCATGGGCATTTCCGAGATCGTAACCGTGCTCGACTACGGCACCAAGATCGCAGAGGGAACCCCGCAGGAGGTGCAGAACGACCCGCGGGTGATAGAGGCATACCTGGGCACGCGCAAGACCGGCGCGTACGCGACCCACTGA
- a CDS encoding leucine/isoleucine/valine transporter permease subunit, with protein sequence MRRQPWIAAAQKGLIWGGVAVFLALVGMVETFAGRQIVVGVISLGLALPVLTAVVAGYQGAQGHPGGAPGAFLARGALGGAAVGTVVSGLVVLGTFVNMRSMFVSASPTMFETLSFGRGVSGIPLVLLGAAAVGAVGAAASLLSPGVRRPLVTALAWTLGIGLFQELLQILLHAEGTRTAVRELLFVEDGLSMRGATIVFALAWGATAGWARRGGAVRQWHGRLSAPRQRVLRLSSLGAAVALLLLVPLGGGLFLSQVLVLVGLFALLGLGLNIVVGFAGLLDLGYVAFFAIGAYTVGLLTSVGEHGIIGLSFWAAVPVAVAVSLVAGVLLGVPVLGIRGDYLAIATLGFGEIIRILVLSDFLRPWLGGSQGVLGIPKPMIGGFEFRGPEQLFYLTLASCALVIFIAMRLRDSRLGRAWMAVREDEDVAEAMGINLVNVKLMAFAMGAAFGGLSGAIFAVMLGSIFPHSFQLLISINVLALIIVGGMGSMPGVIVGSLFLVGMPELLREFAEYRFLIYGASLVLMMQLRPEGLWPAAALRRELHAAEEMGPSGRAEAAAGSGRPLEE encoded by the coding sequence ATGCGTCGTCAGCCATGGATCGCGGCCGCCCAGAAGGGACTCATCTGGGGCGGCGTGGCAGTCTTCCTCGCCCTCGTGGGCATGGTCGAGACTTTCGCAGGGCGACAAATAGTCGTGGGAGTGATCTCGCTCGGACTCGCGCTGCCGGTTCTCACCGCCGTCGTGGCAGGGTACCAGGGCGCGCAGGGCCATCCGGGCGGCGCACCCGGTGCGTTCCTGGCGCGGGGAGCGCTGGGTGGGGCGGCGGTGGGGACGGTTGTGTCCGGGCTCGTTGTGCTTGGCACCTTTGTCAACATGCGGAGCATGTTCGTGAGTGCCTCGCCCACGATGTTCGAGACCCTGTCGTTCGGCCGGGGCGTCTCTGGGATTCCCCTTGTCCTGCTCGGCGCCGCCGCAGTCGGGGCAGTTGGAGCGGCCGCTTCGCTTCTGTCCCCCGGCGTTCGCAGGCCTCTGGTCACCGCCCTGGCTTGGACCCTGGGCATCGGTCTCTTCCAGGAGCTGTTGCAGATTCTTCTGCATGCGGAGGGCACCAGGACTGCGGTTCGCGAACTGCTGTTCGTCGAAGATGGACTCTCGATGCGCGGTGCGACAATCGTGTTTGCCCTGGCCTGGGGGGCGACCGCCGGCTGGGCCCGCCGTGGCGGTGCCGTGCGGCAGTGGCATGGGCGGCTTTCCGCACCGCGGCAGCGTGTGCTGCGTCTGAGCTCGCTGGGCGCAGCCGTGGCCCTGCTTCTGCTGGTGCCGTTGGGCGGGGGGTTGTTTCTTTCCCAGGTACTCGTGCTCGTCGGGCTCTTCGCCCTGCTGGGGCTGGGGCTCAACATCGTGGTGGGCTTCGCCGGCCTGCTCGACCTGGGTTATGTCGCGTTCTTTGCCATCGGTGCCTACACGGTGGGCCTGCTGACCTCGGTAGGGGAGCACGGCATCATAGGGCTCTCGTTCTGGGCGGCTGTGCCCGTCGCGGTGGCCGTCTCCCTGGTCGCCGGAGTGCTGCTGGGCGTTCCGGTGCTGGGGATCCGCGGGGACTACCTGGCCATCGCCACACTTGGATTCGGTGAGATCATCCGGATCCTGGTTCTGTCCGACTTCCTGCGGCCGTGGCTGGGAGGCTCCCAGGGAGTGCTCGGCATCCCCAAGCCGATGATAGGCGGCTTTGAGTTCCGGGGTCCTGAGCAACTCTTCTATCTGACCCTTGCCAGTTGCGCCCTGGTCATCTTCATCGCCATGCGGTTGCGCGACTCGCGCCTTGGGCGGGCGTGGATGGCTGTGCGCGAGGACGAGGACGTGGCCGAGGCCATGGGAATCAACCTGGTCAACGTCAAGCTGATGGCCTTTGCGATGGGCGCGGCTTTTGGGGGCCTGAGCGGCGCGATCTTCGCAGTCATGCTGGGCTCGATCTTCCCGCACAGCTTCCAGCTGCTCATCTCGATCAACGTGCTGGCCCTGATCATCGTCGGCGGCATGGGGAGCATGCCCGGCGTGATCGTGGGTTCGCTGTTTCTGGTCGGGATGCCGGAGCTGCTTCGGGAGTTCGCCGAGTACCGGTTTCTGATCTATGGGGCATCTCTGGTCTTGATGATGCAGCTCCGTCCCGAAGGCCTGTGGCCTGCCGCGGCCCTGAGACGCGAGCTGCACGCAGCCGAGGAGATGGGTCCCTCAGGTCGAGCCGAGGCCGCGGCCGGCTCAGGCCGCCCCCTTGAGGAATAG
- a CDS encoding branched-chain amino acid ABC transporter permease, with product MRRFSVVDLYLWAFRIVVLMVVVWGMIGTIMARRYPGDVWIDFVVFGMSQGSIYALIALGYTMVYGILRMINFAHGEVFMSGAYTGYFVAAAFGRSGYLDRNPVVSLLVVLAVAMITSTAIALLLERVAYRPLRRSPRLVPLIAAIGASFFLQYTFRGFFGSGFQAYPEAQMLKGTWVIAGIGILRTQAVVLVASVLMMLGLYAFVMRTKTGTAMRAVSEDREAAALMGIDVDRAIVIAFAVGASMAGAAGFLYAIVFKQVHFFMGFVPGIKAFTAAVLGGIGNIPGAMLGGLFLGLFESVGPILFLEGLGIVAPYQLKDVIAFTMLVMVLIFRPSGIMGERLVAKKA from the coding sequence ATGCGCAGGTTCTCGGTTGTTGACCTCTACCTGTGGGCCTTCCGGATAGTGGTCCTCATGGTGGTGGTCTGGGGGATGATCGGGACGATCATGGCTCGAAGGTACCCGGGCGATGTCTGGATCGACTTCGTGGTGTTTGGAATGTCCCAGGGGAGCATCTATGCTCTGATCGCCCTTGGGTACACCATGGTCTACGGTATCCTTCGAATGATCAACTTCGCCCACGGCGAGGTCTTCATGAGCGGGGCGTACACCGGCTACTTCGTGGCCGCGGCCTTTGGGAGATCCGGCTACCTGGACCGGAATCCCGTGGTGAGCCTTCTGGTAGTCCTGGCTGTCGCCATGATTACCTCGACGGCGATCGCGCTGCTGCTGGAGCGCGTTGCGTACCGGCCGCTGCGACGCTCGCCGCGCCTGGTGCCCCTCATTGCGGCGATTGGGGCGTCGTTCTTCCTGCAGTACACGTTCCGCGGCTTCTTCGGCTCCGGGTTCCAGGCCTACCCCGAAGCTCAGATGCTCAAGGGTACGTGGGTCATTGCGGGCATCGGCATCCTGCGGACGCAGGCCGTGGTGCTCGTGGCGTCCGTACTGATGATGCTGGGCCTCTACGCGTTCGTAATGCGAACCAAGACCGGCACCGCGATGCGGGCCGTGTCCGAGGACAGGGAAGCGGCGGCGCTGATGGGCATTGACGTGGACCGCGCAATCGTCATTGCCTTCGCTGTCGGAGCCTCGATGGCCGGCGCGGCCGGTTTCCTGTACGCGATCGTCTTCAAGCAGGTACACTTCTTCATGGGGTTCGTCCCGGGCATCAAGGCGTTCACAGCCGCGGTGCTCGGCGGCATCGGCAACATCCCTGGTGCCATGCTCGGCGGTCTGTTCCTGGGCCTGTTTGAATCCGTCGGCCCGATCCTGTTTCTCGAAGGCCTTGGGATCGTGGCGCCCTATCAGCTCAAGGACGTGATCGCCTTCACGATGCTGGTCATGGTCCTGATCTTCCGGCCGTCGGGAATCATGGGCGAGCGTCTTGTGGCAAAGAAGGCCTAG
- a CDS encoding branched-chain amino acid ABC transporter substrate-binding protein produces MIADSKPRGRERQRMKRMRIPIALVVALIIAGGPYFVPAAPAATVGPVTDPVGVVKIAKGAPLTIAYWMVVAGPDASLGTDTKRGVEIAIDDRGGKLLGHPIKLIGEDTGCNAEGGQTAATKLAANKAIVAAIGSNCSSEAVPGAPILWKAGIVTVSPSNTAPKLTAADRGPTYDGYLRTAHNDKVQGRVAAEFAWKVLKVKKAATIHDGSPYAEGLQGVFAEVFKKLGGTITAQEAIGPTDTDMRPMLTKIAAGKPELIYYPIFIAAGGFITRQAKEVSGLPQAKLMGADGMFSPDFMKAAGESAVGMYHSSPDLSPEALGPAYKTFLDKHQKKYGEKPLAPFHPHAYDAAKMIFAAVEKVAKKDAAGNTYIGRKALRDALFATKNFKGLTGTLTCDKYGDCADPKIAVYQTLSADPAKWDPGKNPKKVYP; encoded by the coding sequence ATGATCGCAGACTCCAAGCCACGAGGGAGGGAGAGACAGAGGATGAAGCGCATGAGGATTCCGATTGCTCTCGTTGTCGCCCTGATAATCGCGGGCGGCCCGTACTTCGTTCCGGCGGCTCCTGCGGCGACGGTCGGACCCGTTACGGATCCGGTTGGCGTCGTGAAGATCGCCAAGGGAGCGCCGCTCACCATCGCCTACTGGATGGTCGTCGCCGGCCCTGATGCGAGCCTTGGCACTGACACGAAGCGGGGTGTCGAGATAGCAATCGACGACAGGGGCGGCAAGCTCTTGGGCCATCCAATCAAGCTGATAGGTGAGGACACCGGCTGCAACGCGGAGGGCGGTCAAACCGCGGCGACCAAGTTGGCGGCCAACAAGGCGATCGTGGCCGCCATCGGCTCCAACTGCTCCAGCGAGGCCGTGCCCGGGGCTCCCATTCTCTGGAAGGCGGGCATCGTGACCGTCTCGCCCTCCAACACCGCGCCCAAGCTGACCGCTGCTGACCGGGGGCCGACCTACGATGGGTACCTGCGCACCGCCCACAATGACAAGGTCCAGGGTCGGGTGGCCGCGGAGTTCGCCTGGAAGGTCCTCAAGGTGAAGAAGGCGGCGACTATCCACGACGGCAGCCCCTATGCCGAAGGGCTCCAGGGCGTGTTTGCCGAGGTCTTCAAGAAGCTGGGTGGTACCATCACCGCCCAGGAGGCGATCGGGCCCACCGATACCGACATGCGGCCGATGCTGACCAAGATCGCGGCCGGCAAGCCCGAGTTGATCTACTACCCGATCTTCATTGCCGCGGGCGGCTTCATCACCCGTCAGGCCAAAGAGGTGTCCGGGCTGCCACAAGCCAAGCTGATGGGCGCAGACGGCATGTTCTCGCCGGACTTCATGAAGGCCGCCGGGGAGTCGGCTGTGGGGATGTACCACTCCAGCCCCGACCTGTCGCCTGAAGCGCTGGGCCCGGCGTACAAGACGTTCCTGGACAAGCACCAGAAGAAGTACGGCGAAAAGCCGCTGGCGCCTTTCCACCCGCACGCCTACGACGCCGCGAAGATGATCTTCGCCGCCGTCGAGAAGGTGGCCAAGAAGGATGCGGCGGGCAATACCTACATCGGGCGGAAGGCGCTGCGCGATGCCCTGTTCGCGACAAAGAACTTCAAGGGTCTGACCGGTACCCTGACCTGCGATAAGTACGGCGACTGTGCGGACCCGAAGATCGCGGTCTATCAGACCCTGTCCGCTGACCCGGCGAAGTGGGATCCGGGGAAGAACCCGAAGAAGGTCTACCCGTAG
- a CDS encoding proline dehydrogenase — MVRRAARRFVAGETLDEALEVVDRLAAEGYLLSLNLLGEKTTSLDEARAAADAYVEVATRLRGRPVDCYISVKLTQLGLDLDTDLAADNLRRVLQAAQTDGRFVRVDMEHSPYVDRTLDIITRLRAEGNGAVGAVIQAYLYRSGDDVDRLLRQGVPIRLCKGAYAEPPTVAYPRKQDVDANFARLQQRLLRDPACHAIATHDERLIQAAVSFVERENIARDRYEFQMIYGIRRDLQEWLLRGGHRVRIYVPFGTHWYPYLMRRMAERPANLAFVLRNLLRG, encoded by the coding sequence ATGGTGCGCCGCGCCGCGCGGAGGTTCGTGGCCGGCGAGACGCTGGACGAGGCGCTGGAGGTCGTGGACCGGCTGGCCGCAGAGGGATACCTCCTTTCGCTCAACCTGCTGGGGGAGAAGACCACTTCGCTCGACGAGGCCCGGGCGGCGGCCGACGCCTACGTTGAGGTCGCGACCCGGCTACGGGGCCGCCCCGTAGACTGCTACATCTCGGTCAAGCTCACCCAGCTCGGTCTTGACCTCGATACCGACCTTGCCGCGGACAACCTGCGCCGGGTGCTCCAGGCAGCCCAAACGGACGGACGGTTCGTCCGTGTGGACATGGAGCACTCGCCGTACGTTGACCGGACCCTTGACATCATCACGCGACTCAGGGCTGAGGGAAATGGCGCGGTGGGCGCGGTCATCCAGGCGTACCTCTACCGGAGCGGAGACGATGTTGACCGCCTTCTGAGGCAGGGCGTTCCCATCCGGCTATGCAAGGGCGCCTACGCCGAGCCGCCCACGGTTGCCTATCCCCGCAAGCAGGACGTGGACGCCAACTTCGCCAGGCTTCAACAGCGACTGTTGCGCGATCCGGCCTGCCATGCCATTGCCACCCACGATGAGCGGTTGATCCAGGCCGCCGTCTCCTTTGTGGAGCGCGAGAACATCGCGCGCGACCGCTACGAGTTCCAGATGATCTACGGGATCCGCCGGGATCTTCAGGAATGGCTGCTCCGAGGGGGACACCGGGTGCGGATCTACGTGCCCTTCGGGACCCATTGGTACCCGTACCTGATGCGGCGCATGGCTGAGCGCCCCGCGAACCTCGCTTTCGTGCTACGGAACCTCCTGCGGGGCTAG
- a CDS encoding Glu/Leu/Phe/Val dehydrogenase: protein MSTQGTVRPANEDMWDAVLQQFNRAADHLSLKRGVREFLAFPKRELAVNFPVKMDDGSVRIFTGYRVHHSTVLGPSKGGIRYDRGITLSQVRALAMLMSWKCAVVGLPFGGAKGGVVVNPKELSHVELEHLTRRYATEISILMGPEADIPAPDMGTNPQVMAWIMDTYSMHRGYSTPAVVTGKPIAIGGSYGRLEAPGRSVAIAAREATRRLGMSIDGATVAIQGFGKVGSVVAALLAQQGCRIIAVSDTQGGVSNPAGLDHARLVEHKRQAGTVVGFPGAQTISNVELLELPCDVLVPGAVEGQITADNAARVRARLIVEAANGPTTPGGDAVLAERGIKVIPDILANAGGVIVSYFEWVQGLQQFFWTEEEVNANLDRIMVRSFEAVEQIASSRSVDLRTAALIKAIDRVAQAVLIRGIYP, encoded by the coding sequence ATGAGCACGCAGGGCACGGTGAGGCCGGCGAACGAGGACATGTGGGATGCGGTACTCCAGCAGTTCAACCGCGCCGCCGATCACCTGTCGTTGAAGAGGGGGGTGCGGGAGTTTCTGGCATTTCCCAAGCGCGAACTGGCCGTGAACTTCCCGGTGAAGATGGACGACGGGTCCGTGCGCATCTTCACCGGCTACCGAGTGCACCACAGCACGGTGCTCGGCCCCAGCAAGGGTGGCATCCGCTACGATCGGGGCATCACGCTCAGCCAGGTGAGGGCGCTGGCCATGCTGATGTCCTGGAAGTGTGCCGTGGTCGGCCTGCCCTTTGGCGGAGCCAAAGGCGGCGTGGTGGTCAACCCCAAGGAGCTGTCCCACGTTGAGCTGGAGCACCTGACGCGGCGGTACGCCACCGAGATCTCCATCCTCATGGGCCCTGAGGCGGACATCCCGGCCCCGGACATGGGAACGAATCCCCAGGTCATGGCCTGGATCATGGACACCTACAGCATGCACAGGGGCTACTCCACGCCGGCTGTGGTGACGGGCAAGCCGATCGCCATCGGCGGATCGTACGGCAGGCTGGAAGCCCCTGGCCGCTCGGTGGCGATCGCCGCGCGGGAGGCGACACGGCGTCTGGGAATGAGCATAGACGGCGCGACCGTGGCCATTCAAGGGTTCGGGAAGGTCGGGTCGGTGGTGGCAGCGCTGCTGGCCCAGCAGGGCTGCCGGATCATCGCGGTGAGCGACACGCAGGGTGGAGTGTCCAACCCCGCAGGGCTCGACCATGCCCGGCTCGTGGAGCACAAGCGGCAGGCAGGCACCGTGGTCGGGTTCCCCGGAGCACAGACCATCAGCAATGTGGAGTTGCTCGAACTACCCTGTGACGTGCTGGTTCCGGGCGCCGTCGAAGGGCAGATCACGGCGGACAACGCGGCGCGCGTGAGGGCGCGCTTGATAGTGGAGGCCGCCAACGGCCCGACCACCCCGGGCGGAGACGCGGTGCTGGCCGAGCGCGGGATCAAGGTGATCCCCGACATTCTTGCCAACGCCGGCGGGGTCATCGTCTCGTACTTCGAGTGGGTCCAGGGGTTGCAGCAGTTCTTCTGGACCGAGGAGGAAGTGAACGCAAACTTGGACAGGATCATGGTCCGCAGCTTCGAGGCCGTGGAGCAGATTGCCAGCAGCCGGAGCGTTGACCTGCGGACCGCGGCCCTGATCAAAGCCATTGACCGCGTGGCCCAGGCCGTGCTCATCCGCGGCATCTACCCTTAG